One window of Candidatus Neomarinimicrobiota bacterium genomic DNA carries:
- the rpsF gene encoding 30S ribosomal protein S6 — translation MKKYECLYIVNINFDSEGISAVVARVDEVLKNVGGELVNTQHWGKRKLAYAIDKERYGNYVLMHFQGENPNISELAREFEIETGVLHYMTIRLDEFPDFETLAVPQAFEAERGRRPGGRDSRDSRDSRDDHRPRRYENEEASPAVAKEATEDVAKEATGEVAEDVEGAEVAVEATEEIAETAEVVEEKPVEVAEEAAEEVVEEVEVAEEPAAPEADVEESADESPEEEAEKPADAE, via the coding sequence TTGAAAAAGTATGAGTGCCTTTATATTGTAAATATCAACTTTGATAGTGAAGGAATCTCCGCCGTTGTTGCAAGAGTGGATGAAGTCCTGAAGAACGTAGGCGGTGAGCTTGTGAATACCCAACATTGGGGCAAGCGCAAACTGGCTTACGCTATCGATAAAGAACGCTATGGAAATTATGTTTTAATGCATTTTCAAGGCGAAAACCCGAATATCTCAGAGCTCGCTCGCGAGTTTGAAATTGAAACAGGTGTACTTCACTATATGACAATTCGCCTGGATGAATTTCCTGATTTTGAGACACTGGCTGTTCCACAGGCTTTTGAAGCTGAGCGTGGAAGACGTCCTGGTGGCAGAGACTCAAGAGACTCAAGAGATTCCAGGGATGATCACAGACCAAGACGCTATGAAAACGAGGAAGCATCTCCAGCAGTAGCCAAGGAAGCAACTGAAGACGTTGCCAAAGAGGCAACTGGAGAAGTAGCTGAAGACGTTGAAGGTGCTGAAGTTGCTGTTGAAGCAACGGAAGAGATTGCTGAGACAGCAGAAGTGGTTGAAGAGAAACCGGTTGAAGTCGCCGAGGAAGCAGCTGAAGAAGTGGTCGAAGAAGTTGAAGTGGCTGAAGAGCCTGCAGCTCCTGAAGCAGATGTTGAAGAATCCGCAGACGAATCACCTGAAGAAGAAGCTGAAAAGCCTGCTGACGCAGAGTAA
- the crcB gene encoding fluoride efflux transporter CrcB, translating to MEYSKILAIGMGGFLGALGRYWVSGLAQRLGGRFPYGTLSVNLIGSFILGIFATLFLEKVIVNQEMRLFLLVGLLGAFTTYSTFSLETLNLMRGGEWMFAGLNVLANVVGTLIAVWAGVSIAKLW from the coding sequence ATGGAATATAGTAAAATCCTGGCAATTGGCATGGGTGGCTTCCTGGGTGCTCTCGGTCGTTATTGGGTCAGTGGTCTTGCCCAAAGGCTTGGTGGTCGATTTCCCTACGGGACCTTGTCGGTTAACCTTATCGGTAGTTTTATTCTCGGTATCTTCGCCACGCTTTTCCTGGAGAAGGTGATCGTAAACCAGGAGATGAGATTGTTTTTGCTGGTAGGCCTGTTAGGTGCTTTTACGACCTACTCAACCTTCTCATTAGAGACACTCAATCTTATGCGTGGTGGAGAATGGATGTTCGCAGGTTTGAATGTTCTGGCCAATGTAGTGGGGACACTTATTGCTGTGTGGGCAGGAGTTAGCATCGCCAAATTGTGGTGA
- a CDS encoding CPBP family intramembrane metalloprotease has translation MVAASMFLGLFIGLSLQSLISGMENTTLLDRLIMLVGEIAIIVPPLFILNQRKISLIQVLPLHKISPITIGMSVLFIGGVIGLVSVFEVLVLPYYPVPDFLKQMDATLFDGGILANVILISAAVLVAPLVEEFLFRGLLQQSLFYHFGSVLPAMVIPTVVFALFHVGYLFYFPAMVELLTLGLLLAWLMVKTGNILIPMLTHALFNLSAFSGLFLGLDEETSTLADLGWTWIIISATLFGIGLFYFKRMKTVVCDEVYLIPLPYEVEG, from the coding sequence ATGGTAGCAGCAAGTATGTTTCTAGGGCTTTTTATTGGCCTCAGTCTCCAGAGTTTGATATCTGGAATGGAGAACACAACACTCCTTGATCGCCTCATCATGCTTGTAGGTGAAATTGCTATCATCGTCCCGCCGCTGTTTATTCTCAATCAACGTAAAATTTCACTCATTCAAGTATTGCCGCTGCATAAGATATCACCCATTACCATTGGCATGTCAGTTTTGTTTATTGGAGGTGTGATCGGTTTGGTGTCTGTGTTTGAGGTTCTCGTTTTGCCTTATTACCCAGTCCCGGATTTTTTAAAACAAATGGATGCGACCCTTTTCGATGGTGGTATTCTGGCAAATGTGATACTCATTTCAGCAGCAGTCCTGGTGGCACCCCTTGTTGAAGAATTCCTCTTCAGAGGTCTGCTCCAGCAAAGCCTGTTTTATCATTTTGGGTCCGTGTTGCCAGCCATGGTGATTCCAACAGTGGTTTTTGCCCTCTTCCATGTGGGCTACCTCTTCTATTTCCCAGCCATGGTGGAGCTCCTCACGTTAGGACTATTGCTGGCATGGCTTATGGTCAAGACGGGAAACATTCTCATTCCAATGCTTACCCATGCCTTGTTTAACCTTTCAGCATTTTCAGGATTATTCCTGGGTCTTGATGAAGAGACTTCCACGCTGGCTGATCTGGGATGGACCTGGATAATTATCTCTGCCACCCTTTTTGGAATAGGCCTATTTTATTTTAAACGCATGAAAACCGTAGTATGTGATGAAGTCTATTTGATACCGCTACCCTATGAAGTGGAGGGGTGA
- a CDS encoding 50S ribosomal protein L9, which produces MKIILREDIESLGLAGETVNVKDGFARNYLIPQKLAYPATRSFSRVFEEEKKLKDNRDARATAQAEQLAAKLGNLSLETSVKVGEEDKVFGAVTAADIAELLAAKGYEIDKRDILLEEPLKALGIYNVPVKVATDIKAEVKVWVIKE; this is translated from the coding sequence ATGAAAATTATTCTACGTGAAGATATCGAATCCCTGGGTCTTGCTGGAGAAACCGTCAACGTCAAAGATGGTTTTGCCCGCAATTATTTGATTCCACAGAAGCTGGCTTATCCAGCTACCCGCAGTTTCTCACGCGTTTTTGAGGAAGAAAAGAAGCTAAAAGATAATCGCGATGCCCGCGCTACTGCACAGGCTGAGCAACTAGCTGCCAAGCTTGGAAATCTCTCCCTTGAAACCTCAGTGAAAGTCGGTGAGGAAGACAAGGTTTTTGGTGCCGTAACTGCAGCTGATATTGCAGAACTTCTGGCTGCTAAAGGCTATGAGATTGACAAACGTGACATCCTCCTCGAGGAACCCCTCAAGGCTCTGGGCATCTATAATGTACCAGTAAAGGTCGCCACAGATATCAAAGCCGAAGTCAAAGTCTGGGTTATCAAAGAATAA
- a CDS encoding 30S ribosomal protein S18 — protein sequence MKMFTYRKKICKFCENKKMEIDYKNPSMLRRFVTEQGKILPSRITGTCARHQRGLVTAIKRARNIALLPYTNDVKNA from the coding sequence ATGAAAATGTTCACCTATAGAAAAAAGATTTGCAAATTCTGTGAAAACAAGAAGATGGAAATTGATTACAAAAACCCCTCCATGCTGCGTCGCTTCGTGACCGAACAGGGCAAGATTCTACCTAGCCGTATTACAGGTACTTGTGCTCGCCATCAAAGAGGGCTGGTAACAGCTATTAAACGTGCTCGGAATATTGCTTTACTGCCATATACCAATGACGTAAAAAACGCCTAA